The Parabacteroides sp. AD58 genome includes a window with the following:
- a CDS encoding zinc metallopeptidase, whose amino-acid sequence MYWIIFIGFALLSWLVSSNLKRKFEKYSQVPLPNGMTGRDVAEQMLHDNGIYDVQITCTPGMLTDHYNPMNKTVNLSEGVYYSNSVAAAAVAAHECGHAVQHAKAYAPLKMRSALVPIVSFASNIVSWVLLGGMLLLHTFPQLMLFGIILFATTTLFSFITLPVEINASQRALVWLNRAGITNVYTHDKAEDALKSAAYTYVVAALGSLASLMYYILIFLGGSRDE is encoded by the coding sequence ATGTATTGGATTATTTTTATAGGATTCGCCCTATTGAGCTGGTTAGTTTCATCTAACCTGAAGCGAAAATTCGAGAAGTATTCTCAAGTACCCTTACCCAATGGAATGACAGGACGCGACGTTGCCGAACAAATGCTTCATGACAACGGTATTTATGATGTTCAAATCACTTGTACTCCAGGTATGTTGACTGACCACTACAACCCGATGAACAAAACAGTCAATCTGAGTGAAGGCGTTTATTATAGTAATAGCGTAGCTGCTGCCGCTGTTGCCGCACATGAATGCGGTCATGCCGTTCAGCATGCCAAGGCTTATGCGCCGTTAAAGATGCGTTCAGCGTTAGTTCCGATTGTGAGCTTTGCTTCCAATATTGTTTCTTGGGTATTATTAGGCGGCATGTTGTTATTGCATACTTTTCCGCAGCTGATGTTGTTTGGTATTATTCTTTTTGCCACAACCACATTGTTCAGCTTTATCACACTGCCTGTTGAAATCAATGCGAGCCAACGTGCTTTGGTTTGGTTGAATAGAGCAGGAATTACGAATGTTTATACACATGATAAAGCCGAAGATGCCCTGAAGTCGGCTGCCTATACATATGTTGTAGCAGCTTTAGGTTCGCTGGCTTCTCTGATGTATTATATTCTGATTTTCTTAGGTGGAAGTCGTGATGAATAA